Part of the Desulfobaccales bacterium genome, CGGCCCGCAGTCCTGACTCAAATACCGCTGCGCCCCTGATGTGCATCAGGTCAATCTCATGGCTCCTGAGCCAACGGTACACCGTCTTGCTGCAGACCTGCAGGCGGCGCGATACCGCGCAAATATTTCCCCTCTCAGCCTCGAGGAGCTCCTTCAAGCGAACCGGTGACGGTCGCGCCGCCAAGACACCCTCCGACTCAGCCTGGGGCATTTTCGGCGCCCTGGTCGGCTGCGGCGCAAAAGACAGATCTTCGGCCCTCACTACTCCATCTTTACTAAATAACACCGCCCGGGTGACCACGTTCTTGAGTTCCCGCACATTACCTGGCCAGGCATGTTTTTGCAGGCGGCTCCGGGCTCCGTAGACGAATTTCAGCTCACCCCGGCCGAAGCGTTGACTCGTCTCCCGGGCGAAATGGTCGGTAAGCTTAGGAATGTCGTCGAGGCGTTCGCGTAAAGGGGGCAGGTGGATGGCCAGCACTGCCAGCCGGTCGTATAGGTCCTGACGGAAGCGACCCTGGGAAATTAGCCGGGGCAAGTCCTGGTTGGTAGCAGCAATCAGGCGCACATCCACCATCACCGGGCCGTCTCCCCCCACCGGCTCGATCTCGCCCTGCTCCACTGCCCGGAGGAGCCGGGGTTGGATAGATAAGGGCAGGTCTCCGATCTCATCCAAGAACAGGTTCCCGCCATGGGCCAACTTGAACCTACCTGGCCGGGCCTGGCGGGCGTCCGTAAAGGCCCCCTGCACGTGCCCAAAGAGCTCGCTGCACGCTAAAGACTCCGTCAGGGCGGCGCAGTTCAGACGCTGGCAGGTCTTGCGCCGGACCGGCCCTAGCGCGCAAATGGCCCGAGCCACCAGTTCCTTGCCGGTGCCAGGCTCTCCCGTGATGAGAATAGGTAAATCCGCCTCGGCGTAAGTAGGCAGCCTATCCAGAATTTCGATCAAATGAGGGTCTGCGGTGATGATTTTGGTTAATTCGGAAATTGGAGGATCCGCCGCATCGCCGTCCCCCTGAACCACACGGTGATCAATCCTGATCATGTGGGAGCACCTCCTGTGCCGCCGTCAATAAACCTAAATAAAGTATGAGTATAATTAAATATATTATTATAGTTATTATAACAGCATAGATTAATATTAATGGAAATTAGGAGATTCCTAAATTACACTTCCGGTTTCCCTTAGAAGTAGTCAATATTATTAATTATTTAATTAAATCTATTCAGAATTTCTTCAGCCACCCGCCTTATGTCCGCATGCGCTCCGGTTAAGGCCAAAATTTGCAATTTACCTTTAAAACCCTGTTGCTCTACCCGGCTGCGCTTTTCCACCTGGTCCGCCATGGCCTGGAGCACGTCCACCACCACGGCAGCGTCAGGGTAATCCAGCAACCGAGTCAGGGCACCCCACTCTTCCGGCAAGCCATAATCCTCCAGAAAAATTTTTGCCAGCCCCGCAAATTTCTTGCCACCGTGGCTGGCTTCCAAC contains:
- a CDS encoding sigma-54 dependent transcriptional regulator; protein product: MIRIDHRVVQGDGDAADPPISELTKIITADPHLIEILDRLPTYAEADLPILITGEPGTGKELVARAICALGPVRRKTCQRLNCAALTESLACSELFGHVQGAFTDARQARPGRFKLAHGGNLFLDEIGDLPLSIQPRLLRAVEQGEIEPVGGDGPVMVDVRLIAATNQDLPRLISQGRFRQDLYDRLAVLAIHLPPLRERLDDIPKLTDHFARETSQRFGRGELKFVYGARSRLQKHAWPGNVRELKNVVTRAVLFSKDGVVRAEDLSFAPQPTRAPKMPQAESEGVLAARPSPVRLKELLEAERGNICAVSRRLQVCSKTVYRWLRSHEIDLMHIRGAAVFESGLRAG